The DNA window AATCCATAGATGAGTATCGTCACGAAATCCATCGTGAACGCCGACGCTGAAGCTCGTTACCTCAGCCCTGGTGAACTCGATCGCATCAAATCTTTTGTTACTTCTGGTGAAAGCCGTCTCCGCATTGCAGAGACCCTCACTGGTTCTCGCGAGCGCATCATCAAATCCGCTGGCGATGCACTTTTCCAGAAGCGTCCCGACGTTGTTTCTCCCGGCGGTAATGCATACGGTGAAGAAATGACTGCAACTTGTCTTCGTGACATGGACTACTACCTCCGCCTCATCACCTATGGTGTTGTTGCTGGTGATGTTACTCCTATCGAAGAAATTGGTCTCGTCGGTGTGCGCGAGATGTACAAGTCCCTCGGTACTCCCATCGACGCAGTTGCTCAAGCTGTACGTGAGATGAAGTCCGTTGCAACTGGCATGATGTCTGGTGATGATGCAGCAGAAGCTGGCACTTACTTTGACTATGTCATCGGAGCAATGCAGTAATCCTTAGTAGAATTACTAAGTTTGACTACATGTATCCACGGTGTTTACCCTCTGGAACTTCGTTTAGACCTAATTAAGATAAGGAAATATAACAATGCAAGACGCAATTACTTCTGTAATCAACTCTGCTGACGTCCAAGGTAAGTACCTTGATGGCTCAGCAATGGAAAAGCTCAAGTCCTACTTCACGACCGGTTCTCTCCGTGTACGTGCAGCTAGTGTAATCAGTGCAAACGCTGCAGCAATCGTTAAAGAAGCTGTCGCAAAGTCCCTTCTTTACTCCGACGTAACTCGTCCTGGTGGCAACATGTACACCACTCGCCGTTACGCTGCATGTATTCGTGACCTCGATTACTATCTCCGCTATTCCACTTACGCCATGCTCGCTGGTGATCCTTCCATCCTCGATGAGCGCGTTCTCAACGGTTTGAAAGAAACTTACAACTCCCTCGGTGTACCCGTCGGCTCTACCGTTCAAGCAATCCAAGCAATGAAAGAAGTCACTGCTGGTCTTGTTGGTGCTGATGCTGGTCGCGAAATGGGCGTTTACTTTGACTACATCTGCTCTGGCTTAAGCTAATTCTTCGCATCTGTCAGATGCAAATGATGTAGTACCCGTTTATAAGTTCGGAAGTATGCGCGCGCTATTTAGATCTCTTTAAGCTTTTCGTTGTTAGGCGACATTAAAGTTTTAGCGATCTGAGTGGTGGGACATGCTTCCGAACTTTGTCATATCAGCCTCGATTATAAAATCTGTTTTTTATAAAAAAGACTGGGTTAATTTTTTAGGAGATCGTCAACCTATGCGGATGTTTAAAGTAACGGCTTGTGTTCCAAGCCAAACCCGAATTCGGACTCAGCGTGAGTTGCAAAATACTTATTTCACAAAGCTTGTGCCCTATGACAACTGGTTTCGTGAGCAACAGCGCATCATGAAAATGGGCGGCAAAATTGTCAAAGTTGAACTGGCAACTGGTAAGCCGGGTGCGAATACTGGCCTCGCTTAAGGGCGTTAGCGTTCGTTTTTGGTTTGGCTTGGGGAGGTCGGTAGCGGCCTCTCTTTTTATTTATCGATTTTTTTGGCGTTTTGGAAATTTATGTCAGGAACTGGTGGTGATGGTTTGCCACAGTTTTTCTCTTAGGGGCTGGAGTTGGCGGTCAAAGCTTGGTTGATATACGACAGCGGGAAAGACGCTATTGAACCATGTGGCGATCGCCACATTTTCAGTAATTGTCCAAAAATCAGTGGGAATTGAACCATCGATATGACGACTAATGACATTAAATCCACTGCGTGTCCGACGATATTGCCATTCTGGGGCATAAGCCCGTAGCCACTGTTCAAAGTTGGCGGCTTGGGACATAGATACAGCGAAATCTTGGCGAATAATATCTGGTATTTCGTCGGTACGTCCGGCTGCTCTCCATGCTTGATCAATAAAGGTTAGTCTTGTGTCGGGGTTTTCCCAAGCTAGGTGTAATAGGGAGATTATGTTATTTTCTTCAGGTGCTGGTGATGCGATATTGTCACGGGCAATGAGATTAAGGGTGTCTGCAGTGCCATAGGTGAGGAAATCTTGTTCGGCTAGATCTTGGTTGCCTATCCACCAGGCGATCGCCCCTCGACAACGATGGAGCAATGCATCTTCGGGATATTGTTCTAGCAGCAAATTGTAGTTGTCTATAACTTTAGAGGCCACTGCTGGATAGAGCTGCACTAGCCCTCCAGCGCGCCACACTGGGCTGGTAATAAATTGTGGGTCGCGCAGGATTTCAAGGGCGATCGCCTCAACCGCTGCCTCTAATTTTCCCTGGTCTAAAAGACTGAGCCCTAAGCCATAAAAAACGCCACGCTTGGCTGGCACTAAACGGGCGGAAGCCAAAAACTCTTGGGAGGCAGCTTCTGGTTGCTGGGTTGCCATATATAGCCACGCTAAGTTGGTGTGGGCAAATTCCCGCGCTGGCGAGATGGCGTTACTTGTTTCAAACCAGGCGATCGCCTCATCTAAATACTGTGCCCGACGCTGGGGATCTTGGGTTTGCAGTCCGAGCTCCCCTAAATTCCACGCGAGTTG is part of the [Limnothrix rosea] IAM M-220 genome and encodes:
- a CDS encoding phycobilisome linker polypeptide, which codes for MRMFKVTACVPSQTRIRTQRELQNTYFTKLVPYDNWFREQQRIMKMGGKIVKVELATGKPGANTGLA
- a CDS encoding allophycocyanin — translated: MSIVTKSIVNADAEARYLSPGELDRIKSFVTSGESRLRIAETLTGSRERIIKSAGDALFQKRPDVVSPGGNAYGEEMTATCLRDMDYYLRLITYGVVAGDVTPIEEIGLVGVREMYKSLGTPIDAVAQAVREMKSVATGMMSGDDAAEAGTYFDYVIGAMQ
- the apcB gene encoding allophycocyanin subunit beta, producing the protein MQDAITSVINSADVQGKYLDGSAMEKLKSYFTTGSLRVRAASVISANAAAIVKEAVAKSLLYSDVTRPGGNMYTTRRYAACIRDLDYYLRYSTYAMLAGDPSILDERVLNGLKETYNSLGVPVGSTVQAIQAMKEVTAGLVGADAGREMGVYFDYICSGLS